The following proteins are co-located in the Hevea brasiliensis isolate MT/VB/25A 57/8 chromosome 11, ASM3005281v1, whole genome shotgun sequence genome:
- the LOC131170279 gene encoding uncharacterized protein LOC131170279 codes for MAGTSNTVGIPAPLVEGHSITRPHLFYGSNYSFWKVRMRNFIQYVDIEAWQRIVKGPEIPLELHADGYREKLEDEYNELDWKKVSSNAKALNILHCALDATEYNRISGCTSAKEVWDKLEVTYEGTNQVKESKANRLVWEYELFEMKPGETILEMSTRFTNLVNVLKALEKEFTEEELVQKVLRSLPKSWETKVTVIFDTKDFSKFTYDDLIGSLITHEMLYDKSKSNVDNEKKKRGIALKSSFNGSSDEDDLAMITRRFKKAFKKGGSNYKKFLKKYSPKGETSKDQSEIKCFECNKPGHIKPNCPKLKKKNSKDKSKKALVASWMDSDDSSSDNSSDKEVVHICLMALEEDKRESSQQREINTEVNKSDSLSIEDYEDAFAKLYEKYKVYKKKCSALNKEIASLRAENDSMSIIVQENKFYKNQMLLFDEFNKELSNKKSGLGYDGFMLYGKYKNFLVKASSHSLPNVICFYCNQNGHMVCLRSKQECEQWYVDSACSRHIIGDKEKFSNLTLKSGGHVRFGDKGKAYIIGSGSIGKNPSIKDVALVEGLKFNLLSVSQLCDKGYKVIYNSTHREVRSLHIDHTLFIAPRSENVYLLDLNVIENGNERCLVSLEEDSWLWNRRLGHASMHVISKLLRYDLVKAFLLPSKLASSLVGNGNKSKGVSGLKPYTSSKGE; via the exons ATGGCTGGCACATCTAACACAGTTGGTATCCCTGCACCTTTAGTTGAAGGACACTCTATCACCAGACCACATTTGTTTTATGGTTCTAATTATTCTTTCTGGAAAGTTAGGATGAGAAACTTTATTCAATATGTTGATATTGAAGCATGGCAAAGAATTGTTAAAGGTCCTGAAATTCCATTAGAATTGCATGCTGATGGTTATAGAGAAAAACTAGAAGATGAATATAATGAACTTGATTGGAAGAAAGTTTCTTCAAATGCTAAAGCTTtaaacattcttcattgtgcacTTGATGCAACTGAGTATAATCGCATTTCAGGTTGCACATCTGCAAAAGAAGTGTGGGATAAActtgaagtcacatatgaagggacTAATCAAGTGAAGGAATCAAAAGCAAATAGGCTTGTTTGGGAATATGAgctatttgagatgaaacctggagAAACCATTTTAGAAATGAGCACAAGATTTACTAATCTGGTGAATGTTCTCAAAGCTCTTGAAAAAGAATTCACTGAAGAAGAGTTAGTCCAGAAAGTCTTGAGGTCACTACCTAAATCATGGGAAACAAAAGTGACAGTGATCTTTGACACCAAAGACTTCTCCAAATTCACTTATGATGATCTGATTGGTTCTCTTATTACTCATGAAATGTTATATGACAAGAGCAAAAGCAATGTAgataatgaaaagaaaaagagaggaatTGCCTTGAAGTCAAG CTTCAATGGTTCAAGTGATGAAGATGATCTTGCCATGATTACAAGAAGATTCAAGAAAGCATTTAAAAAGGGAGGTTCGAACTATAAGAAATTCCTAAAGAAGTATTCTCCCAAAGGTGAAACAAGCAAGGATCAAAGTGAGATTAAATGTTTTGAATGCAACAAACCTGGCCATATCAAGCCAAATTGTCCTAAACTGAAAAAGAAGAATTCAAAGGACAAGAGCAAGAAAGCTTTGGTTGCTAGCTGGATGGACAGTGATGATTCCTCAAGTGATAACTCTAGTGATAAAGAGGTTGTACACATTTGTCTCATGGCTCTAGAAGAGGATAAACGAGAAAGCTCCCAACAAAGAGAAATCAACACTGAGGTAAATAAATCTGACTCTCTTAGTATTGAAGATTATGAAGATGCATTTGCCAAATTATATGAAAAATACAAAGTTTATAAGAAAAAATGTTCTGCTTTAAACAAAGAAATTGCTTCCTTAAGAGCTGAAAATGATTCTATGAGCATTATTGTTCAAGAAAATAagttttataaaaatcaaatgctcTTGTTTGATGAGTTCAATAAGGA ATTATCAAATAAAAAATCTGGTCTTGGTTATGATGGATTCATGCTCtatggaaaatacaaaaatttcctTGTGAAAGCTTCATCTCATTCATTACCAAATGTTATTTGCTTCTATTGTAACCAAAATGGTCATATG GTATGTCTTAGAAGCAAGCAAGAGTGTGAACAATGGTATGTTGATAGTGCTTGCTCGAGACACATAATTGGAGACAAAGAAAAATTCTCAAATCTTACCTTGAAAAGTGGTGGACATGTGAGATTTGGTGACAAAGGCAAAGCTTACATCATTGGAAGTGGCTCTATTGGGAAAAATCCAAGCATAAAGGATGTTGCATtagttgaaggtttgaaattcaATCTTCTTAGTGTAAGTCAACTATGTGATAAAGGTTACAAAGTTATTTATAATTCTACACATCGTGAGGTTAGAAGTTTGCATATTGATCACACATTATTCATTGCACCTAGAAGTGAAAATGTATATTTGCTTGACTTAAATGTTATTGAAAATGGAAATGAAAGATGTCTTGTATCTCTTGAAGAAGATAGTTGGTTGTGGAATAGAAGACTTGGTCATGCTAGTATgcatgtgatttcaaaacttttaaGATATGACCTTGTTAAAG CTTTCCTTttgccatctaaactagcaagctcattaGTAGGCAATGGCAACAAATCTAAAGGAGTTAGTGGGTTAAAACCATATACAAGTTCAAAGGGTGAATAA
- the LOC110657168 gene encoding BES1/BZR1 homolog protein 4 isoform X3, with protein MVAYKSEGKNHRQKKKVAHTDGRLGLVLGCKPVERMDIMGGSASASPCSSYHPSPCASYNPSPGSSSFPSPVSSHYTANTNGNVDAHSLIPWLKNLSSGSSSASSKHPHHLFIHSGSISAPVTPPLSSPTARTPRTKNDWDDPAVGPSWAGKNYPFLPLSMPSSTPPSPGRQIMPDSGWLAGIEIPQSEPSSPTFSLVSRNPFGFRDEPMSGNGSLMWTPGQSGTCSPAVPAGVDQTADVPMPESLAGEFAFGSHTTWLVKPWEGERIHEECVSEDLELTLGNSRTR; from the exons ATGGTGGCGTATAAAAGCGAAGGCAAGAATCATCGCCAGAAAAAGAAAGTAGCGCATACTGATGGACGGTTGGGATTGGTTTTG GGCTGCAAACCTGTCGAACGTATGGACATTATGGGAGGGTCTGCGTCAGCAAGTCCGTGCTCATCATATCACCCAAGTCCATGTGCGTCTTATAATCCAAGTCCTGGATCATCTTCTTTCCCTAGTCCTGTTTCATCCCATTACACTGCCAACACTAATGGTAATGTTGATGCCCATTCCCTCATCCCATGGCTTAAAAACCTCTCATCTGGCTCATCATCAGCCTCATCCAAGCACCCTCACCATCTTTTCATTCACAGTGGTTCCATAAGTGCTCCAGTCACCCCTCCATTAAGCTCCCCAACTGCCCGAACTCCGCGCACCAAAAATGACTGGGATGACCCGGCTGTTGGTCCGTCCTGGGCAGGTAAGAATTATCCGTTCCTGCCCTTATCTATGCCATCATCTACCCCACCAAGTCCTGGCCGTCAGATCATGCCTGATTCAGGATGGCTAGCTGGCATTGAAATTCCCCAAAGTGAACCATCATCACCCACATTTAGCCTTGTGTCGCGGAACCCATTTGGCTTTAGAGATGAGCCTATGTCAGGTAACGGATCACTAATGTGGACTCCTGGGCAAAGCGGGACATGCTCTCCTGCTGTTCCTGCAGGTGTTGACCAGACAGCAGATGTTCCAATGCCAGAAAGTTTGGCAGGTGAGTTTGCATTTGGAAGTCACACAACATGGTTAGTGAAACCCTGGGAAGGAGAAAGGATCCATGAGGAATGTGTATCTGAGGATCTTGAGCTTACACTTGGAAACTCTAGGACCAG GTAG
- the LOC110657168 gene encoding BES1/BZR1 homolog protein 4 isoform X1, which produces MTLGTRMPTWKERENNKRRERRRRAIAAKIYAGLRMYGNYKLPKHCDNNEVLKALCNEAGWTVEEDGTTYRKGCKPVERMDIMGGSASASPCSSYHPSPCASYNPSPGSSSFPSPVSSHYTANTNGNVDAHSLIPWLKNLSSGSSSASSKHPHHLFIHSGSISAPVTPPLSSPTARTPRTKNDWDDPAVGPSWAGKNYPFLPLSMPSSTPPSPGRQIMPDSGWLAGIEIPQSEPSSPTFSLVSRNPFGFRDEPMSGNGSLMWTPGQSGTCSPAVPAGVDQTADVPMPESLAGEFAFGSHTTWLVKPWEGERIHEECVSEDLELTLGNSRTR; this is translated from the exons ATGACGTTGGGAACGAGAATGCCGACGTGGAAGGAGAGAGAGAATAATAAGAGAAGAGAGAGGAGACGAAGAGCGATCGCCGCCAAGATCTACGCCGGACTCAGAATGTACGGAAATTACAAGCTCCCTAAGCACTGCGACAATAATGAAGTCCTTAAAGCTCTCTGCAACGAGGCCGGTTGGACAGTTGAAGAAGACGGCACCACTTACAGAAAG GGCTGCAAACCTGTCGAACGTATGGACATTATGGGAGGGTCTGCGTCAGCAAGTCCGTGCTCATCATATCACCCAAGTCCATGTGCGTCTTATAATCCAAGTCCTGGATCATCTTCTTTCCCTAGTCCTGTTTCATCCCATTACACTGCCAACACTAATGGTAATGTTGATGCCCATTCCCTCATCCCATGGCTTAAAAACCTCTCATCTGGCTCATCATCAGCCTCATCCAAGCACCCTCACCATCTTTTCATTCACAGTGGTTCCATAAGTGCTCCAGTCACCCCTCCATTAAGCTCCCCAACTGCCCGAACTCCGCGCACCAAAAATGACTGGGATGACCCGGCTGTTGGTCCGTCCTGGGCAGGTAAGAATTATCCGTTCCTGCCCTTATCTATGCCATCATCTACCCCACCAAGTCCTGGCCGTCAGATCATGCCTGATTCAGGATGGCTAGCTGGCATTGAAATTCCCCAAAGTGAACCATCATCACCCACATTTAGCCTTGTGTCGCGGAACCCATTTGGCTTTAGAGATGAGCCTATGTCAGGTAACGGATCACTAATGTGGACTCCTGGGCAAAGCGGGACATGCTCTCCTGCTGTTCCTGCAGGTGTTGACCAGACAGCAGATGTTCCAATGCCAGAAAGTTTGGCAGGTGAGTTTGCATTTGGAAGTCACACAACATGGTTAGTGAAACCCTGGGAAGGAGAAAGGATCCATGAGGAATGTGTATCTGAGGATCTTGAGCTTACACTTGGAAACTCTAGGACCAG GTAG
- the LOC110657168 gene encoding BES1/BZR1 homolog protein 4 isoform X2, with translation MTLGTRMPTWKERENNKRRERRRRAIAAKIYAGLRMYGNYKLPKHCDNNEVLKALCNEAGWTVEEDGTTYRKGCKPVERMDIMGGSASASPCSSYHPSPCASYNPSPGSSSFPSPVSSHYTANTNGNVDAHSLIPWLKNLSSGSSSASSKHPHHLFIHSGSISAPVTPPLSSPTARTPRTKNDWDDPAVGPSWAGKNYPFLPLSMPSSTPPSPGRQIMPDSGWLAGIEIPQSEPSSPTFSLVSRNPFGFRDEPMSGNGSLMWTPGQSGTCSPAVPAGVDQTADVPMPESLAGEFAFGSHTTWLVKPWEGERIHEECVSEDLELTLGNSRTR, from the exons ATGACGTTGGGAACGAGAATGCCGACGTGGAAGGAGAGAGAGAATAATAAGAGAAGAGAGAGGAGACGAAGAGCGATCGCCGCCAAGATCTACGCCGGACTCAGAATGTACGGAAATTACAAGCTCCCTAAGCACTGCGACAATAATGAAGTCCTTAAAGCTCTCTGCAACGAGGCCGGTTGGACAGTTGAAGAAGACGGCACCACTTACAGAAAG GGCTGCAAACCTGTCGAACGTATGGACATTATGGGAGGGTCTGCGTCAGCAAGTCCGTGCTCATCATATCACCCAAGTCCATGTGCGTCTTATAATCCAAGTCCTGGATCATCTTCTTTCCCTAGTCCTGTTTCATCCCATTACACTGCCAACACTAATGGTAATGTTGATGCCCATTCCCTCATCCCATGGCTTAAAAACCTCTCATCTGGCTCATCATCAGCCTCATCCAAGCACCCTCACCATCTTTTCATTCACAGTGGTTCCATAAGTGCTCCAGTCACCCCTCCATTAAGCTCCCCAACTGCCCGAACTCCGCGCACCAAAAATGACTGGGATGACCCGGCTGTTGGTCCGTCCTGGGCAGGTAAGAATTATCCGTTCCTGCCCTTATCTATGCCATCATCTACCCCACCAAGTCCTGGCCGTCAGATCATGCCTGATTCAGGATGGCTAGCTGGCATTGAAATTCCCCAAAGTGAACCATCATCACCCACATTTAGCCTTGTGTCGCGGAACCCATTTGGCTTTAGAGATGAGCCTATGTCAGGTAACGGATCACTAATGTGGACTCCTGGGCAAAGCGGGACATGCTCTCCTGCTGTTCCTGCAGGTGTTGACCAGACAGCAGATGTTCCAATGCCAGAAAGTTTGGCAGGTGAGTTTGCATTTGGAAGTCACACAACATGGTTAGTGAAACCCTGGGAAGGAGAAAGGATCCATGAGGAATGTGTATCTGAGGATCTTGAGCTTACACTTGGAAACTCTAGGACCAGGTAA